The proteins below come from a single Plantactinospora sp. KBS50 genomic window:
- a CDS encoding fructosamine kinase family protein, translated as MDLAYLRAHPGQLPTFLTHQRIRETPVSGGDICTASRLTLDDGTSIFAKTWPESAATPVPEGFFAAEAAGLRWLAEPAAVPIPEVLASLDGMLALEWVEPGTATGAAAERFGRDLAALHRAGAPAFGADWPGYVGALPQDNTPSDGPWAEWFGRTRLAPYLRRSVENGALGAGDAGIVERVIGRLDGYGGAEPPARVHGDLWPGNVLWSAHGRAYLVDPAAHGGHRETDLAQLALFGGSPFLDRTLAAYQEVWPLADGWRHRVPVHQLHLMLVHTALFGAAYRESVLAVARAALSV; from the coding sequence ATGGATCTGGCCTACCTGCGGGCGCACCCGGGGCAGCTTCCCACCTTCCTCACCCACCAGCGGATCCGCGAGACACCGGTGTCCGGCGGGGACATCTGTACGGCGTCCCGGCTCACCCTGGACGACGGCACCTCCATCTTCGCGAAGACCTGGCCGGAGTCGGCGGCCACGCCCGTACCGGAGGGCTTCTTCGCGGCCGAGGCGGCGGGGCTGCGTTGGCTGGCCGAACCGGCGGCGGTGCCGATACCGGAGGTGCTGGCGTCGCTGGACGGGATGCTCGCCTTGGAGTGGGTCGAGCCCGGGACCGCCACGGGCGCCGCCGCGGAGCGGTTCGGCCGGGACCTGGCCGCGCTGCACCGGGCCGGCGCGCCGGCCTTCGGCGCGGACTGGCCGGGGTACGTCGGCGCGTTGCCGCAGGACAACACCCCGTCGGACGGGCCGTGGGCGGAGTGGTTCGGGCGCACCCGGCTGGCGCCGTACCTGCGCCGGTCGGTGGAGAACGGCGCGCTCGGCGCCGGCGACGCCGGCATCGTGGAGCGGGTGATCGGCCGGCTCGACGGGTACGGCGGTGCCGAGCCGCCCGCCCGGGTGCACGGTGACCTGTGGCCGGGCAACGTGCTGTGGTCCGCGCACGGCCGGGCGTACCTGGTGGACCCGGCCGCGCACGGCGGTCACCGGGAGACCGACCTGGCCCAGCTCGCGCTCTTCGGCGGCAGCCCGTTCCTGGACCGTACGCTGGCCGCCTACCAGGAGGTGTGGCCGCTGGCCGACGGCTGGCGGCACCGCGTACCGGTGCACCAGCTCCACCTCATGCTGGTGCACACCGCGCTGTTCGGCGCGGCCTACCGGGAGTCGGTGCTGGCGGTCGCCCGCGCGGCTTTGTCGGTGTGA
- the moaA gene encoding GTP 3',8-cyclase MoaA translates to MSVPDRPAADPPRAAAPGAGPLVDRYGRVATDLRVSLTDRCNLRCTYCMPAEGLPWLPRADVLTDDEVFRLVRIAVQRLGVTEVRFTGGEPLIRPGLVEIVRRAGELRPRPALSLTTNGLGLDRLARPLREAGLDRVNVSLDTVDPDRYTALTRRNRLPDVLAGLAAATGAGLRPVKINSVLMRGVNEDEAPRLLHFALQHGYQLRFIEQMPLDAQHGWDRRTMVTAGEILTALRAAVTLRPDPVDRGGAPAETWLVDGYVDAAGRPARVGVIGSVTRPFCGDCDRTRLTADGQVRNCLFATEESDLRAALRGGADDAELADRWRAAMLAKRAGHGIDDPSFLQPVRPMSAIGG, encoded by the coding sequence GTGAGCGTCCCGGACCGTCCAGCCGCCGATCCGCCGCGCGCGGCCGCGCCCGGCGCCGGCCCGCTCGTGGACCGCTACGGCCGGGTCGCCACCGATCTGCGGGTGTCGCTGACCGACCGGTGCAACCTGCGCTGCACGTACTGCATGCCCGCCGAGGGCCTGCCCTGGCTGCCCCGGGCCGACGTGCTCACCGACGACGAGGTGTTCCGGCTGGTCCGGATCGCCGTGCAGCGTCTCGGCGTGACCGAGGTGCGGTTCACCGGCGGCGAGCCGCTGATCCGGCCGGGCCTGGTGGAGATCGTGCGCCGGGCCGGCGAGCTGCGGCCCCGGCCGGCGCTGTCGCTGACCACCAACGGGCTCGGTCTGGACCGGCTGGCCCGGCCGCTGCGGGAGGCCGGCCTGGATCGGGTGAACGTCTCGCTCGACACGGTCGATCCGGACCGCTACACGGCGCTGACCCGGCGGAACCGGCTGCCCGACGTGCTGGCCGGGCTCGCCGCGGCGACCGGGGCCGGACTGCGCCCCGTGAAGATCAACTCCGTGCTGATGCGCGGGGTGAACGAGGACGAGGCGCCGCGGCTGCTGCACTTCGCCCTCCAGCACGGCTACCAGCTGCGGTTCATCGAGCAGATGCCGCTGGACGCGCAGCACGGTTGGGATCGGCGGACCATGGTGACGGCCGGGGAGATCCTGACCGCCCTGCGCGCCGCGGTGACGCTGCGGCCGGATCCCGTCGACCGGGGCGGCGCCCCGGCCGAAACCTGGCTGGTCGACGGGTACGTCGACGCGGCCGGCCGGCCGGCCCGGGTGGGGGTGATCGGCAGCGTCACCCGGCCGTTCTGCGGCGACTGCGACCGCACCCGGCTCACCGCGGACGGGCAGGTCCGCAACTGCCTCTTCGCCACCGAGGAGTCGGACCTGCGGGCCGCGCTGCGCGGCGGCGCCGACGACGCCGAGTTGGCCGACCGGTGGCGGGCGGCGATGCTGGCCAAGCGGGCCGGCCACGGCATCGACGACCCGAGTTTCCTTCAGCCGGTCCGGCCGATGTCGGCGATCGGCGGCTGA
- a CDS encoding MoaD/ThiS family protein, which produces MSITVRYFAGARAAAGRAEEALPAVGCLDDLVAELRDRHGETLGAVLAVSSFLVDGLAWHDRRNPIPSGATVDVLPPFAGG; this is translated from the coding sequence GTGTCGATCACCGTGCGCTACTTCGCCGGCGCCCGCGCGGCCGCCGGCCGCGCCGAGGAGGCCCTGCCGGCGGTCGGTTGCCTGGACGACCTGGTGGCCGAGCTGCGCGACCGGCACGGCGAAACGCTCGGCGCCGTCCTGGCCGTGTCCAGCTTCCTGGTCGACGGCCTGGCCTGGCACGACCGCCGGAACCCGATCCCCTCCGGGGCAACCGTCGACGTTCTGCCACCGTTCGCCGGCGGCTGA
- a CDS encoding metallophosphoesterase, with translation MAVVFALLVVLLVAGSIHGYLWLRLVHDTTTSVRLRWIGAAAAVLLCLLIPATVAGSNAGLYWLAWPGYLWLALMFYLMLVLLALELPALLARLALRRAARRKAGDQASAQVAPAQRAPSAVGPGRPAGPGSATPAALGPPGPLGPPGSLGPPAAAAGEAPDPTDPDHPARRGQPDPADAGTDHDPRRRLLLARSAAIVAGLAAAGITGYGVRVATGPPRLDRVRIGLARLPRRMDGLRIATVSDIHLGPLAGRAHAERIVALINQVDADLVAVVGDLVDGSVAELGPAAEPLRGIRSRYGGYFVTGNHEYYAGVSEWVAEVDRLGLRVLQNARQEIVTPGGVLDLAGVNDVSARGTGVAAGPDFDAALGGRDPSRPVVLLAHQPVAVHEAARRGVDLQLSGHTHGGQVWPFDYVVRLQQPVVSGHATVDGTQLYVTNGAGFWGPPVRVGAPPQVTLVELRST, from the coding sequence ATGGCCGTCGTGTTCGCTCTGCTGGTCGTCCTGCTGGTGGCGGGGTCGATCCACGGGTACCTCTGGCTACGCCTGGTCCACGACACCACCACGTCGGTGCGGTTGCGGTGGATCGGCGCAGCCGCCGCGGTGCTGCTCTGCCTGCTGATCCCGGCCACCGTGGCCGGCAGCAACGCCGGCCTGTACTGGTTGGCCTGGCCGGGCTACCTGTGGCTGGCGCTGATGTTCTACCTCATGCTGGTCCTGCTGGCGCTCGAACTTCCCGCCCTTCTCGCCCGGCTGGCGCTGCGCCGCGCGGCCCGCCGGAAGGCGGGCGACCAGGCGTCGGCTCAGGTCGCGCCGGCGCAGCGGGCGCCGTCGGCGGTCGGTCCGGGGCGGCCCGCCGGGCCCGGCTCGGCTACACCGGCCGCGCTCGGGCCGCCCGGGCCGCTCGGGCCGCCCGGATCGCTCGGGCCGCCGGCCGCGGCAGCGGGCGAAGCGCCGGACCCGACCGACCCGGACCACCCGGCGCGGCGCGGCCAGCCCGACCCGGCGGACGCCGGCACCGACCACGACCCGCGCCGCCGGTTGCTGCTGGCCCGCAGCGCCGCCATCGTGGCCGGCCTCGCCGCCGCCGGAATCACCGGATACGGGGTACGCGTGGCGACCGGGCCGCCGCGGCTGGACCGGGTGCGGATCGGCCTGGCCAGACTGCCCCGCCGGATGGACGGCCTGCGCATCGCCACGGTGTCCGACATCCACCTCGGGCCGCTGGCCGGCCGCGCGCACGCGGAGCGGATCGTCGCCCTGATCAACCAGGTGGACGCCGATCTGGTGGCCGTGGTCGGTGACCTGGTGGACGGCTCGGTCGCCGAACTCGGCCCGGCCGCCGAACCGCTCCGGGGGATCCGCTCCCGGTACGGCGGCTACTTCGTCACCGGCAATCACGAGTACTACGCCGGGGTGTCCGAGTGGGTCGCCGAGGTGGACCGGCTCGGCCTGCGGGTGCTCCAGAACGCCCGGCAGGAGATCGTCACCCCGGGCGGCGTGCTGGACCTGGCCGGGGTCAACGACGTGTCCGCCCGGGGCACCGGCGTGGCGGCCGGGCCGGACTTCGACGCGGCGCTCGGCGGGCGGGACCCGTCCCGACCGGTGGTGCTGCTCGCGCACCAGCCCGTCGCGGTGCACGAGGCGGCGCGCCGCGGCGTGGACCTGCAACTGTCCGGTCACACCCACGGCGGCCAGGTGTGGCCGTTCGACTACGTCGTCCGGCTGCAACAACCGGTCGTCTCCGGGCACGCCACCGTCGACGGAACCCAGCTGTACGTCACCAACGGCGCCGGATTCTGGGGTCCGCCCGTCCGGGTCGGCGCCCCGCCGCAGGTGACCCTCGTGGAGTTGCGGAGCACATAG
- a CDS encoding UvrD-helicase domain-containing protein, with translation MTGCGVLPFPAAAESGASVGTPYVADLHIHSRYSRACSRDLSLPTLGWWARRKGITLLGTGDFTHPAWLAHLRDSLVPAEPGLYRLDPETERDIARRLPPRLAGTTGDTAVRFMLSVEISTIYKRDDRTRKVHHLIYLPDLDAVERFNTALGRIGNLASDGRPILGLDSRDLLEITLTASPDGFLVPAHIWTPWFSALGSKSGFDAIADCYADLAEHIFAVETGLSSDPAMNWRVSGLDRYRLVSNSDAHSPPALAREATVLDTGLDYFALREALRTGTGLHSTIEFFPEEGKYHADGHRACGVNWPPERTRQAGGRCPECGRPLTVGVLSRVEDLADRPEGYRPQGAPAVTHLVPLAEILGEIEGVGAKSKTVAGQLNTLVAALGPELEILTRAPLEDVRTAGGQRLAEAIARLRRGQVHRVPGYDGEYGVIRLFAPGELGGGAGGQPDALFDVPEIPPAPARRERPAAVPAQRRRPRPAPAAAAAPPPPIAPPPSPHEPFEPMLAGMEEVGTGLLDRLDAMQRVAASAPGGPMLIVAGPGTGKTRTLTHRIAYLCAELNVFPERCLAITFTRRAAEELRARLDGLLGPVAEDVTVATFHSLGLRILRENAAAAGLPAGFRIADDAERVELRAEAGEDPAAYVKLLRARDLVDLDELVELPVRLLADDPELVRQYRRRWSWVFVDEYQDVDATQYELLRLLSPADGNLCAIGDPDQAIYSFRGADVGYFLRFSQDFTDARLVRLTRNYRSSAPILAAAVQAIAPTSLVRGRRLDPARLDPEAPLVGRYPAASVADEADFVVRTIDELVGGLSHRSLDSGRVDGRIGHPGSVSFADIAVLYRTDAQAAPVIDALHRAGVPVQKRSHNRLRNRAGVAAIAAELRNDGGPGGALVDRLRHAGRVLAERFATPMLDAAGGTGPEDIWSAVELLTPLAVRCGDDLPALLTALATGAEVDALDPRAEAVTLLTLHAAKGLEFPVVFLVGCEDGLLPLRLPGSTPGEDEVAEERRLFFVGMTRAQDRLYLSSVRRRTRHGRERECEPTPFLAAIDPGLFERFGSEQPRRPRDRQLRLL, from the coding sequence ATGACAGGATGCGGCGTGCTTCCGTTTCCAGCCGCCGCCGAAAGTGGCGCTTCCGTAGGCACCCCGTACGTCGCCGACCTGCACATCCACTCGCGATACTCCCGCGCGTGCAGCCGCGATCTCTCGCTGCCCACCCTCGGCTGGTGGGCCCGGCGCAAGGGGATCACGCTGCTCGGCACCGGTGACTTCACCCACCCGGCCTGGCTGGCCCACCTGCGCGACAGCCTGGTGCCGGCCGAACCGGGCCTGTACCGGTTGGACCCGGAGACCGAGCGGGACATCGCCCGCCGGCTGCCGCCCCGGCTGGCCGGCACCACCGGGGACACCGCCGTGCGGTTCATGTTGAGCGTCGAGATCTCCACCATCTACAAGCGGGACGACCGGACCCGCAAGGTGCACCACCTGATCTACCTGCCGGACCTGGACGCCGTCGAGCGCTTCAACACGGCACTCGGCCGGATCGGCAACCTGGCCTCGGACGGCCGGCCCATCCTCGGGCTCGACTCGCGGGACCTGCTGGAGATCACCCTCACCGCCAGCCCGGACGGCTTTCTCGTGCCGGCGCACATCTGGACGCCGTGGTTCTCGGCGCTGGGCTCCAAGTCGGGCTTCGACGCCATCGCGGACTGCTACGCCGACCTGGCCGAGCACATCTTCGCGGTGGAGACCGGGCTCTCCTCCGACCCGGCGATGAACTGGCGGGTGTCCGGCCTGGACCGCTACCGGCTGGTGTCCAACTCGGATGCCCACTCGCCGCCCGCGCTGGCCCGGGAGGCGACCGTGCTGGACACCGGGCTGGACTACTTCGCGCTCCGGGAGGCGCTGCGCACCGGCACCGGGCTGCACTCGACCATCGAGTTCTTTCCGGAGGAGGGCAAGTACCACGCCGACGGGCACCGGGCGTGCGGGGTGAACTGGCCGCCGGAGCGGACCCGGCAGGCCGGCGGCCGCTGCCCGGAGTGCGGCAGGCCGCTCACCGTCGGGGTGCTCAGCCGGGTCGAGGACCTGGCCGACCGGCCCGAGGGCTACCGCCCGCAGGGCGCGCCCGCGGTCACCCACCTGGTGCCGCTGGCCGAGATCCTCGGCGAGATCGAGGGCGTGGGCGCGAAGTCGAAGACGGTGGCCGGCCAGCTCAACACGCTGGTCGCGGCGCTCGGTCCGGAGTTGGAGATCCTCACCCGGGCGCCGCTGGAGGACGTCCGGACCGCCGGCGGGCAGCGGCTGGCCGAGGCCATCGCGCGGCTGCGCCGCGGCCAGGTGCACCGGGTGCCGGGCTACGACGGCGAGTACGGGGTGATCCGGCTGTTCGCCCCGGGCGAGTTGGGCGGCGGCGCCGGTGGTCAGCCGGACGCGCTGTTCGACGTACCGGAGATCCCGCCGGCACCGGCGCGGCGCGAGCGGCCCGCGGCGGTGCCCGCGCAGCGCCGCCGTCCCCGGCCGGCGCCCGCCGCCGCGGCCGCACCACCCCCGCCGATCGCGCCGCCCCCGTCACCGCACGAACCGTTCGAGCCGATGCTCGCCGGAATGGAGGAGGTGGGCACCGGCCTGCTCGACCGGCTGGACGCCATGCAGCGGGTGGCCGCCTCGGCCCCCGGCGGGCCGATGCTGATCGTGGCCGGCCCCGGCACCGGCAAGACCCGGACGCTCACCCACCGCATCGCGTACCTCTGTGCGGAGTTGAACGTCTTTCCGGAACGATGCCTGGCGATCACCTTCACCCGCCGGGCCGCGGAGGAGCTGCGGGCCCGGCTGGACGGCCTGCTCGGCCCGGTCGCCGAGGACGTCACGGTGGCCACCTTCCACTCGCTCGGGCTGCGGATTCTGCGCGAGAACGCCGCCGCCGCCGGGCTGCCGGCGGGGTTCCGGATCGCCGACGACGCGGAGCGGGTCGAGCTGCGCGCCGAGGCCGGCGAGGATCCGGCGGCGTACGTGAAGCTGCTGCGCGCCCGGGACCTGGTCGATCTCGACGAGCTGGTCGAGCTGCCGGTCCGGCTGCTCGCGGACGATCCGGAGCTGGTCCGGCAGTACCGGCGGCGCTGGTCGTGGGTCTTCGTGGACGAGTACCAGGACGTCGACGCCACCCAGTACGAGCTGCTGCGGCTGCTCAGCCCCGCCGACGGCAACCTCTGCGCGATCGGCGATCCCGATCAGGCGATCTACTCGTTCCGGGGCGCCGACGTCGGCTACTTCCTGCGGTTCTCGCAGGACTTCACCGACGCCCGGCTGGTCCGGCTGACCCGCAACTACCGGTCCTCGGCGCCGATCCTGGCCGCCGCCGTGCAGGCCATCGCGCCGACGTCGCTGGTCCGCGGGCGGCGGCTGGACCCGGCCCGGCTCGATCCGGAGGCGCCGCTGGTCGGCCGGTATCCCGCGGCGTCCGTCGCGGACGAGGCCGATTTCGTGGTACGCACCATCGACGAGCTGGTGGGCGGCCTCTCGCACCGGTCCCTGGACTCGGGCCGGGTGGACGGGCGCATCGGCCACCCCGGATCCGTCTCGTTCGCCGACATCGCCGTGCTGTACCGGACCGACGCCCAGGCCGCGCCCGTGATCGACGCGCTGCACCGGGCCGGCGTACCGGTGCAGAAGCGCTCGCACAACCGGCTGCGCAACCGGGCCGGGGTGGCGGCCATCGCCGCCGAGTTGCGGAACGACGGCGGGCCGGGCGGTGCGCTGGTGGACCGGCTGCGACACGCCGGCCGGGTGCTCGCCGAACGGTTCGCCACGCCGATGCTCGACGCGGCGGGTGGCACCGGGCCGGAGGACATCTGGTCGGCGGTCGAGTTGTTGACGCCGCTCGCCGTGCGCTGCGGCGACGACCTGCCGGCCCTGCTCACGGCGCTGGCCACCGGCGCCGAGGTGGACGCCCTGGACCCGCGGGCCGAGGCCGTCACGCTGCTCACCCTGCACGCGGCGAAGGGCCTGGAGTTCCCGGTGGTGTTCCTGGTCGGCTGCGAGGACGGGCTGCTGCCGCTGCGGCTGCCCGGCTCCACGCCGGGCGAGGACGAGGTGGCCGAGGAGCGCCGGCTGTTCTTCGTGGGGATGACGAGGGCGCAGGACCGGCTCTACCTGAGTTCGGTGCGCCGGCGCACGCGGCACGGTCGGGAACGGGAGTGCGAGCCCACGCCGTTCCTGGCGGCCATCGATCCCGGCCTGTTCGAGCGGTTCGGCTCGGAACAGCCACGCCGACCCCGGGACCGGCAGCTCCGCCTGCTGTGA
- a CDS encoding ATP-binding protein, with translation MDPVRNPYAPGAGQRPPELAGRHRELDVFDVVLERIARGRPERSLMLTGLRGVGKTVLLNTLRSQAIGRLWGTGKIEARPDQSLRRPVAAALHMAVRELAPHHRAPDRIDEFLGVLKAFALRGDPPPAGRKAAAPRLRDRWQPGIDVPAATGRADSGDIEIDLVELLTDAASVASDVGTGIAIFIDEMQDLGPEDVSGLCAACHELSQLGSPLIVVGAGLPHLPAVLSAAKSYSERLFRYQRIDRLDRIAADQALCAPAEREEVEYEPKALDLLYEKSGGYPYFVQAYGKATWDHAPRSPISPSDVRVAAPEAEAELAVGFFGSRFERATPAEREYMRAMAALSYVESEAGGDPAGRHSGDDMDAAVPTAEIARSLGRKPASLSPARDALIKKGLIYSGERGTVAFTVPHFGRYLRTQPA, from the coding sequence ATGGATCCGGTCCGGAACCCCTACGCCCCCGGTGCCGGTCAGCGCCCTCCGGAGCTGGCCGGTCGCCACCGCGAACTGGACGTCTTCGACGTCGTACTGGAACGCATCGCCCGGGGTCGGCCCGAGCGCAGCCTGATGCTCACCGGCCTGCGCGGCGTCGGAAAGACCGTGCTGCTCAACACGCTGCGCTCGCAGGCCATCGGGCGGCTCTGGGGCACCGGCAAGATCGAGGCGCGACCCGACCAGTCACTGCGCCGCCCGGTGGCGGCCGCCCTGCACATGGCCGTGCGGGAACTGGCCCCGCACCACCGCGCGCCGGACCGGATCGACGAGTTCCTCGGCGTACTCAAGGCGTTCGCGCTGCGCGGCGACCCGCCGCCGGCCGGCCGGAAGGCCGCCGCCCCACGGCTGCGGGACCGCTGGCAGCCGGGCATCGACGTGCCGGCCGCGACCGGCCGGGCCGATTCCGGCGACATCGAGATCGACCTCGTGGAGCTGCTCACCGACGCCGCGAGCGTGGCCAGCGACGTCGGCACGGGCATCGCGATCTTCATCGACGAGATGCAGGACCTCGGCCCGGAGGACGTCTCCGGGCTCTGCGCCGCCTGCCACGAGCTGTCGCAGCTCGGCTCGCCGCTCATCGTGGTGGGCGCCGGCCTGCCGCACCTGCCGGCCGTGCTCTCGGCCGCCAAGTCGTACTCCGAGCGGTTGTTCCGCTACCAGCGCATCGACCGGCTGGACCGGATCGCCGCCGACCAGGCGCTGTGCGCGCCGGCCGAGCGCGAGGAGGTCGAGTACGAGCCGAAGGCGCTCGACCTGCTGTACGAGAAGTCGGGCGGATACCCGTACTTCGTGCAGGCGTACGGCAAGGCCACCTGGGACCATGCGCCGCGGTCGCCGATCAGCCCGTCCGACGTGCGGGTGGCCGCCCCGGAGGCCGAGGCGGAACTGGCGGTTGGCTTCTTCGGCTCGCGGTTCGAGCGGGCCACCCCCGCCGAACGGGAGTACATGCGCGCCATGGCCGCCCTGTCGTACGTCGAGAGCGAGGCGGGCGGCGATCCGGCGGGCCGCCACTCCGGCGACGACATGGACGCGGCGGTGCCGACCGCCGAGATCGCCCGGTCGCTGGGGCGCAAGCCGGCGAGCCTCTCACCGGCCCGGGACGCGCTCATCAAGAAGGGGCTGATCTACTCGGGCGAGCGCGGCACGGTGGCCTTCACGGTGCCGCACTTCGGCCGGTACCTGCGGACGCAGCCGGCCTGA
- a CDS encoding DoxX family protein, whose amino-acid sequence MRPVRGIARAMLSGIFVINGARSVVNPQPFVGRARKITDRVGPALERIDPRLPSDAESLVRVNGAVQLTAGLLLATGHLARPAAAALVGSLVPTTLSGHAYWTIDDPAERKAQKIQFLKNLGMCGGLLLAAVDTEGRPGLRWRTSRAMLDGRRSVRRGGRSVRRAVHSARRDARIAVRSAAAARRLPG is encoded by the coding sequence ATGAGACCCGTACGCGGCATCGCTCGCGCCATGCTCAGTGGCATCTTCGTGATAAACGGGGCCCGGTCCGTGGTCAACCCGCAGCCGTTCGTGGGACGGGCGCGCAAAATCACCGACCGGGTCGGTCCGGCGCTGGAACGCATCGATCCACGGTTGCCGTCCGATGCCGAGAGCCTCGTCCGGGTCAACGGCGCCGTGCAGTTGACCGCCGGCCTGTTGCTGGCCACCGGGCATCTGGCCCGGCCGGCGGCGGCCGCGTTGGTCGGCTCGCTCGTGCCGACCACGCTCTCCGGGCACGCGTACTGGACGATCGACGACCCGGCCGAACGGAAGGCACAGAAGATCCAGTTCCTGAAGAACCTCGGGATGTGCGGCGGCCTGCTGCTGGCGGCGGTCGACACCGAGGGCCGGCCGGGCCTGCGTTGGCGGACCAGCCGGGCGATGCTGGACGGACGCCGGTCGGTACGCCGGGGCGGCCGGTCGGTACGCCGGGCCGTGCACAGCGCCCGGCGGGACGCCCGGATCGCGGTGCGCTCCGCGGCGGCGGCCCGGCGGCTGCCGGGCTGA